In Ferrimicrobium sp., the genomic stretch GACAGACGCCTTTGCGTATTGACCAAGCCTCGCTTGCCGAAGTGGAGACCGCGGTAGATCCAGCCTCATAGGTGAGCCGTTCGTGGACCAGGTCTGAGGCCCACTGTGCTGCCTCAGATGGATTCGGACGCGCGAGCAGGAGTTCGAGCGCGTTGACAACTTCATCGGAATCCTCGACCAGTGTGAGGGCGGTAGGATCCAGGAACTCCGCAAAGGTGTCATCGAAGATGGGATCGCGATAGTGTTGCCAGGGTGGCGAGGGATCTCGTGGGAGTGCGGCTGTTCCTGTCTGCACACGGGAACGAGCGATGATCGAGAGCTCTCGGTGGGGTTGGTGGATCTCCAATATATGTGCGAGCGTCCCCCAGTAGTCTTGGTAACCCAGCACATGAGCCGACGGCGTCACGACCAGACTGCGTTCGAGAACAAACTGAGTTCGATCCGACTGGGGGAGCATTCTTGCTTCGTTCAGAGATCCATCTGACGCGAGAGAATAACGATAGTGTGACGAGTGTTCGATGGAGAGAATCCAACTCATCGCCCACTCCGTGGCAGTGCGGTGGCTACTTCGCGTTGCCATGATTGTCCGCGGACGTCTCCGAAGTATTGCTGAGTGATGGCATCTGAGGCGAGAGAGCAGGCAAGACTCAAGTCTTCAAGCAGTGTCTCGATTCGTGTGGTGAGGTCCTCCCTCGTCAAGAAGGATATCGTGGCTCTTGCCTGACCGAGGATTCGTTGGGCTGGAGCGGGCGGAGCGCTCCGATGGGTGTCGGGTGCGATGTGTTCCAGGCAACGCTCGGCCGTCAGTAGGCCGAACTGGACGCTGCGCGGAAACAGACGATCGACGAGTAGAAATTCGAGCACATACTCGGGCTCTACTTGACCATGGTAGGTGCGAATATAGAACTCATACGCAGAACAGTACTTCAACGTCGTGACCCAATCTCGACTTTCTGGTGCGAAGACGAGGCGAAACTTGAGGAGGCGAAGCGTCATATCGACACGCTCGATAAAGGTCCCAAGTTGGAGGAATTGCCAACCATCATCGCGTGGGAAGCTCTCGTTGAGGAGGCCGACGGTGATGGCAACGCGCTCATGGGCAAGGCGGACGTAGCGGAAAAATTCGGAGAGGGAAGTACTTCTGCGAGGCATTTTGACGAGGAGGCGATCAGCGATGTTGATGGCTTCGTAAACTTCGCTTGGCAACAGTTCCCTTAGCCCTCCAGCGTTTCTTCTGGCAGCGACAATTGAGGATGCGATCGAGTTTGGATGGTCGAGCGAGAAGCCCAGTGTGGCAAAGAGCGTCGCTGAGTCGGCTTCGTCGCCGTCAAGCTTGTCAAAACCGAGGGTAGAGAGGAAGGAACTCTGTGGGGCTGTTGATCCAGACTCGAGCTCATGATTGAGGTGTACCTCAAGGATGCGAGCGGTATCATCGGCGCGCTCCAGGTAACGACCTAGCCAGAAAAGTGATGCTGCGATACGAACCAACATCTCATTGCTCCTGTTGTTTCGTGCTTTGCAGCGGGTGATCTGGCTCAGGAGCAGTCGCTTGATGGACGAGATGTTCGCCAGCCGCGACGCCGTTGGTGGGATGGAGATCAACCTTGTCTGCGGTGGCATCGAGTACCCAGGTGTCCTTGGAACCGCCTCCCTGGGAGGAGTTGACGATCAGGGAGCCCTTCGGTAAGGCAACCCGTGTGAGCCCTCCAGGAAGTACCCAGATGCGATCCCCTTGGTTGATGACAAACGGACGTAGGTCGATATGTCGGGGTTCGATGCCTTCAGGAACTCTGGTTGGACAGGTCGACAGCCGGACCACCTCTTGGGCGATCCAGCCACGAGGGTTCGCAAGCATCGCTGCTCTCGCCGCAAGGAGCGTTGCCTCGTCGGCATCAGGTCCGATCACAATTCCGGTACCACCCGAGGCATCGACTGGTTTGAGCACGAGTTGGTCGAGCCTCTTGACGACCCATGAACGGACCTCGGGGTCCTCAAGCCGATAGGTTGGAACGTTTGCGAGGATCGGCTCCTCACCAAGATAATAGCGAATCATGTCGGGAACATAGGTGTAGGTGAGTTTGTCGTCGGCGACGCCATTCCCGATTGCATTTGCGACGGTGAGGTTGCCCGCACGGATGCAGGTGACGAGGCCAGGTACGCCAAGCAACGAAGAGGGTTCAAAGTAGAGCGGGTCGAGGTAATCGTCACTGATTCGTCGGTAGATGACATCGACTCGCTGGTCGCCCTCGGTGGTATGGAGATAACAGATGCCGTCCCGACAGGCTAGGTCGCCTCCTTCAACGAGATCCACACCCATCTGCCGAGCAAGAAAGGTGTGTTCGAAGTAGGCAGCGTTGTGGATGCCAGGTGTGAGGAGGACCACTTTTGGATCCGAAGTCGCGCCCTGGGGGGCTGCCGCTACGAGGGCGCGGAGGAGTTCTGTCGGGTAGTTTGCTACTGGTCGCACTCGGTTACCACGAAAGAACTCTGGAAAGATGCGCGTCATACTCCGCCGATTCTCGAGTACATAGGAGACTCCAGACGGGGTTCGCAGGTTGTCCTCAAGCACCATCAGTTTCCCATCATGGCCCCGCACGATGTCCATGCCCGAGATGTGGATGCGAACACCGTTGGCTGGTGCCAGTCCGTAGGCCTGTCGAATGAAGAGTGGAGAGGAGAGAACGAGCCGGTGGGGGATGATTCGATCTCGAAAGATCCGCTGTTGGGTGAAGACGTCGTCGAGAAAGGCTTCGAGTGCGCGGACTCGTTGGATGACACCGCTCTCGAGGTAGGCCCACTCCTGTGAGGAGATGATCCTCGGGATCGGGTCGAGCGGGAAGGGTGCCTCCAATCCCGCGAAGGAGTAGGTGACACCACGGTCACGGAACGAGAGGTCTCGCTCCTGGCAGCGCTGCTCGAACTCGGTCTCGCTGAGCTCCTGGAGCGCGCTGTAGAGCTCCATGCAACCTGGGCGCGGAAGTCCCGGCGCAGTGAGCACCTCGTCGAAGGTGTCCGAGATCGCGTATGCGTCAAGGAGGGTATTCTCCATAGCGCAACCTTAGCAGATCTGGTTCGACGATTTTCCCAAGCAACATGTTGTTCATCATGGTTATGAGAGCATGTGCAGTCGAACCCACGCCAGAAAAGCGAACAAATGTACTACTATGTCGATATGGAGCTGTTGCCTACCTCATCGTTGCTCGACGCGACCCCACATCAACCACCGACAACGTTACCGCTCAAGGCCGAGTACGCGACGTTGCTCCCAAAGGGTGGATTGCTGGCAGGCGCCGTTACCAGCGTCTGTGGAGCAGGGTCTTACACCGCCATGATTGAGATGCTCAGTGTCACCTCTCAAGCGGGTTACAACATCGCCCTTGCTGGCCTCCACGATCTTGGTGTGGTGGCGTTAGCACGCGCCGGTTGGGATCTTTCTCGTGTCCTATTGGTCGATCATGAATCTGAGATGAACCAGGTCATTGCTCTGCTTGTTGCAGCCTTTGATGTTGTCGTGTTGGATGTGGCCGTTCTCGACCGTTCTTGGCACCGACTCGTCGCGCGGGCTAGGGAGCGCAGAAGCGCACTGGTCATGCTTGATCGTATGGTGACGATCGAGCATGACCAGCTCCGACGATCTCTGCCTGGGGTGACGCTCGTCGTCGAGGAACTCGGTTGGGGTGTCCCAACGCCAGAGTGCCCCTTGGGGTCTCCCATCCTGCGTATTGCGGCAGAAGAGCATGGGCTCACGGTCGGTATGGCAACAACGGTGGCACAATGATGCTGACCACTCCTCGACGTGTGGTTGCTCTCGATCTCACTGGAATTTCGGCGCTGGCGCTCGACCTTACGGTAAGTGATTGCGCTGCAGTGGTGTACCGAGGTCAGATCGTGGAGGTAGCGGAGGCAGCCAAACACCATGGTGTTGTGGTCGGCATGCGTTCGTCGGAGGCGATGGCGCGCTGTCCCATGCTGGAGGTGCGAGAGCGTGATCAGTATCGGGAAGAGCAGTGGCTTGCACGATTGTTGCGGATGTTTGACGCCGTCTCTCCTCATTTTCGTCGCTACCGACATTCGTTCATAGCCCCATTGGGCTCGATGACTCGATACTTTGGGTCCGAACCACAGGTATTTGCGGCTATCGAGTCGGTTATTGCGTCGCTGACCCAGACCTACCCCCAGGTGCGCGCCACGCTTGGGGCGGCTGATTCTGTTTTTGTTGCGTTGGTAGCAGCACGCCTTGGGTGTCGCATACGTCCGGGGGAGTCGGTGTCGTTTGTGGGCGAGCGCAGAGTCACTGAACTCCTTCCAACGCCGGTGGCAGCGGTGTTGCGCGAGGTTGGGATGGAGCGAATTGCTGATTTTCAACGACTCGACGGCGCTGTGGTGGCGGCACGTTTTGGTGGCACTGGGCTGCGCTGGCATCGTCTCTGTCGCCTTGAAGCCGACCTTGTCGTCGGGGATGATGATCTCTCCGAGATCGTGATGTGCACCACGACTGTCTTCGATGGCGACACCACCGAACGGATCTCGTTCCGCCTGATGCGACCGCTCGATCGACTTGTCCACGCCGCCGAACAGAGTGGACTGGTACTTGTGAAGGCGAATATGGTCCTCGTCACGACGACGGGTGAGCTGACCAAGGTGGTGGAGGTACTTGATGGGGCAAGTACTACGGAACTGATCGCGCGACTTCGATGGTTCGAACAGGCGACGCGGTCGCGTCGTGATCCGTTGGTTGAGGTGCGTGTCGAACCATTGGGATGGTCTCCATTGCGTCGACGTCAGTTGACACTCGATCGCCAGGAGCTCAAGGAGTCGGCGATTCTTGCAACATTGACTCGCTTGACGACACTCTATGGCGACGCTAGTGTGCGCGTGCCGGTGCTGCAGGGTGGTCGCTCCCTAGGCGAGCAGGGTGTTTGGGTTCCTTGGAATGGCCGATGGCCATCTCCGATGCCCTCAGATGATACTGGGGCTCCGTGGCCAGGTCGTCTGCGCGGTGCTGCCCCGAGCCTGGTCTATCAACACCCCCGTGAGGTCGGCCTCTTTGATGTCGCTGGCGTTCCCGTGGGGGTGTACGGGGACGGAGTCATTCTTCCTCAACCCGCGGTGCTCGTTCGTGGCCGTGAGCAGCTCGTGATTTCGGCTTTTCATGGCCCTTGGGTCGTCGTTGAGCGCTGGTGGGAACACCGCCGTCGACGGTATGTGCGGCTGATGGTGATCACCCCCAAAGGGGTCAGTCTCGTGATTCGAGAGGCACAACGTTGGTGGCTCGAGGGGGAGTTTGCCTGACGCATGCCTCGCCACCGACAGCGACCGATCTGGCGCGTTCAAGACGTCGATAGTGTACGATCGGGGTATACGGCATCCGACCCTCCGGTGTCGGGTTACGCAGAACTCCATGCGCATAGCTACTTTAGCTTCCTCGACGGTGTCGTCTCACCCGAGGATCTTGTCGCCGCGGCGAGCCATGCAGGTCTCGCTGGGATTGCGCTGACCGACCACAACGGTCTCTACGGGGTCCCTCGCTTTTTGGCGGCTGCTCACTCCGTCGGGATTCAACCGATTATCGGGGCTGAAGTAACCCTCGGTAGAGCAGAGACGCGTACCGGCGCATTCGATCCACCCGGAGAGCATCTCGTGGTCCTTGCAGCCTCGATTGAGGGGTATCAAGCACTCTCTCGAACGCTTGCTGAAGGACATCTTCGGGGAGGATCGAAGGGCGTCTTTTCGTTGTCTCTCGATCAGTTGGCCGCCAACCAACCACGGGATGGCTGGATTGTATTAACTGGATGTCGTAAAGGTCCCCTCTCGCGTGCCTTCATGGAGGAAGGTCCCAACGCGACTCGACGTCGATTGAGTGAATTGGAGGAGCGTTTCGGCCGTGATGCGTTGGTGATTGAGATCCACGATCATGGCGATCCATTGGATGCGGTCCGAGCGGATTTCTTCGCCGCACTTGCGACTGAGCGGGCGTTACCGCTCGTCGGTACGCAAAATGTGCACGCTCTCGATGGCCATGGCCAGCGATTAGCGACGGTTGCGGCTGCGATCAGGTCAAACTCTCGGCTTGCGCAACTCGATGGATACCTGCCGAGTGCGGGGGTACCGCGACTGCGCACCCCCAAGGAGCAGCGACAACATTTTGGACGTTATCCGGGTGTCGTAGCCCAGACGTTGGAGGTGATGGAACGCTGTCGTTTCCCGCTGCAGCTCATCGCTCCGGGTCTGCCTCGCTCGCTTGCTCCTGCGGGTGCGACGGATAGCTCCTGGCTCCGCAACCTCACTTTTGAGCGAGCGCCACAGCGTTATGGAGTCGCGGGTGCTGAACGGGTTCCAGGAGCCTATCGTCAGCTCGGCTACGAGCTTGATATCATCGAGGCATTGGGTTTTGCTGGCTACTTCCTTGTGGTGACCGATCTGGTCGATTTCTGCCGCAGAGAAGGGATCTACTGCCAGGGTCGGGGATCGGCAGCGAACTCCGCCGTCTGTTACGCCCTCGGGATTACCAACGCTGACCCGGTCGCCCTTGGTCTGCTCTTTGAACGTTTTCTCTCTCCTGAGCGCGATGGTCCTCCGGATATCGATATCGATATCGAGAGCGGGCGACGCGAGGAGGTGTTGCAGTATGTCTTTCGTCGCTATGGCAGGGAACACGCCGCTCAAGTCGCCAGCCTGATCACCTACCGGGCTCGTTCGGTGCTCCGCGATAGCGCACGCGTCTACGGTGTGCCTACCACGCAGATCGACCGATGGTCTCGCCAGATCGAACGGCGCGGTTCACTGCGTGCTTCACTGGAGGCGCGCGATCATCGTGGACATCCGCTGCTGGAAGTTCCTACGGATATCGCTCAGATCGCACTCGGTCTCGAAGATGCACCCCGACACCTTGGTCTTCATGTGGGGGGGATGGTGATCTGTGATCGACCGATCATTGAGGTTTGTCCCGTTGAGTGGGCGCGTAAGGCAGAACGAAGTGTGCTGCAATGGGACAAGGACGACTGCGCACGGATGGGACTCGTCAAGTTCGATCTCCTTGGCCTCGGGATGCTGGGCGCGATCCATGAGATGGTCGACCTGGTCAAGGAGGCCTGGGGTGTTACCGTCGACATTGCACTTTTGCCTCAGGAAGAGCAGGTCTACGAGATGTTGCAGCACGCTGACTCGATCGGTCTTTTTCAGGTGGAGTCGCGGGCGCAGATGGCGACATTGCCACGGTTGAAGCCGACCTGTTTTTATGATCTTGTCGTCGAGGTCGCACTCATTCGCCCGGGACCAATCCAGGGAGGGTCGGTCCATCCCTACCTCCGACGCCGGAGCGGGGAGGAGGCGGTGACGTACGCGCATCCACTGCTCGAACGATCGCTCGCCAAGACCCTCGGGGTGCCACTCTTTCAAGAACAACTCATGCAGATGGCGATGGATGTTGCTGGGTTCTCGCCAGCACAGGCTGACGAACTGCGACAGGCGATGAGTTCTCGACGGTCAACGGAGCGCATGGAGCGACTCAAAAGGCGTCTTTTTGCTGGTATGGAGGCCAACGGGGTCGATGACCGGGCAAAGGAGGAGATCTACCAGAAGCTCTCTGCCTTTGCAAACTTTGGGTTCCCGGAGAGTCATGCTGCCTCCTTTGCCTACCTTGTCTATGTCAGTGCGTGGTTTAAACTCCATTACCCGGCAGCGTTGTATGCAGGTATCTTGCGTTCGCAGCCGATGGGGTTCTGGTCTCCGCAGACCTTGCTGCGTGACGCCACTCGTCATGGGGTTGAGATTATGCCTCCTGATGTCAACCACGGGTCAGCTATCACCACCTTGGAGGCTCATGACGGTGAGATCCGGCTTCGAGTGGGACTCAACACCATCCGTGGCATTGGAGACGAGAAGGCTCACGCCATCATCGGGGCCAGACCGTACGACGCTTGGCGGGCGCTTCTCGACCGCGTCGAACTCAACGAGTCTCAGCTGGTCAATCTCGCCAAAGCAGGGGCATTCGACAGCTTTGGTGAACATCGTCATACGGTGATCTGGCAGAGTGGTGAGGTGGTGCGGGATCGGGGGGGACTCTCGGGCATTGTGGCGATGGGCACACAACCTCCTTTCCCGCCCCTCGATGAGAAGGAGCGACAGCGCATGGAGTCTCATGCTCTAGGATTCGTGACCGATGGGCATCCACTGGAGTTGCTCCGCACCTCACTAGAACGATCCGGCGTTGTGCGCTCCGACCGACTAGGAGAGTTGGGCGATGGAACCAAGGTAACGGTGGCGGGCATCATTACCCATCGACAGCGTCCGGGTACGGCAAAGGGTGTCGTCTTCCTCAATCTTGAGGATGAGGCTGGATTAGTGAATGTTCTCCTACGCCCTGGCGTCTGGGTCCGTTTTCGCGAAGCAGCTCTTGCATCTGCTGTGCTCGTGACAGGGAGGTTGCAGTGCAACGGGGAGGTGCGGTCGGTGATCGCCTCCAAAGTGACACCTCTTGACGGCACTCCCGTATATGGAGCGCGTAATTTTCAATAACGGTAGCTCCGATAGGGATCGTGGCGCAGATCACGGCTACGACCTTAAGTGAGGTGGAACCAAAGGCGGATGAAGACGTGCTAGGGTAGTGGCCGATGCGATACCAGACGATCAGTATGTCATTAGTGGTCGCCTTGGGTGGTCTCGTACTGGCGAGTTGTGGAAGTCGGACGACAAGCCTGACGACACCGCTTGCCTCGGCCCCAGGGATTACCGCTTCGAGCGTGCTGTTTGCGAGCGAGGTCGACACCGATGGGGTATCTCATCAGTATGCCTCTGATGAGGTGGCTGGCATTCGTGCAGTCCTTCGACTTTTTGATGAACACCACGGTATTTATGGCCGCCAGTTGAGCGTTGTTGTGAAAGATGACGCGGGACAGACCGCGATTGCGGCTGACGAGACACGGTATTTGAGCATGACGGTTGGCGCTTTTGCCCTGATAGGTGATAGTCCCTCTTCGGTGCTGAATCCTATCTCGGCCCAGGCCTCGAATTCGGGCATCCTTCAGCTCTATCCGATTGGACAGGCGACGGGGGCGAATACCGTCAATACCGTTCCTCCGATCACTACCTCCGCCTCGAATCTTGGGACGCTTTTGAACTATCTCGATTTAGCTAATGGGGCTATCGCCGTCCTCTCGCCAACCGGTATCCCAACGATCGCTCGTGATCTTGGCGTCAAGACGGCACCGGAACAGCTCACCTATACCACGAGTGGACAAGTGCAAGGGCTGACGCAGCTCACCAAAACGGTCCCGGACCTCGTGATAAGCTTTGCTCCAGCGCCGGTGACGATCAAACTGCTCGCAGAGCTCAGCAGCTTGAATGAGGCGCCGACGGTGATCGCCGTCGAGAACTCTACATCACGTCAACGGTTGCGTGCCGGAGCACCAACGTTTCATGGCGATCTCCTCCGCCTTGGAACTTGGGTGCCTCAAGGAGCCCTTGATGCGGCATGGAGTGGGTATCTGACCAGGGTCGATCATCTCCTCGGCCCAGAAGTCCCCCTAAACTCTGCGACTCTCAACGGTATCTACAGCGCCACGATGTCGGTAGAACTTCTCCGTTCAGTCGGACTCAATCCAAGTCGCCGTGCGATATTGACGAGCTTGGCTCAACACCGCTTCAGCCCGGCCATACCAGCCTTGGGCCCGTGGAGCGCGACTTCGGGATTTCAAGGAGGCGTGTTGACGGGAACTGCGCACCCCGTATACGTTGATGGCGCCCGAGTAACGCTGACACCGCCGAGCATGGCATCACCCCCGAGCTTCTAGGCCGGCGGTTTGCCTGATCCTCTGAGTCGACCTGAGTGGTGCTAGAGTCGGTGCAGGCGTGAGAGAAGGAGGCGATGATGGCGTGGGACTTTGCTACTGAACCCGCATTTGCAGCGCAACTGGCATGGATCGAGCAGTTGGTCCGAGACGAGATTTTCCCGCTCGAAACACTCGATCTTGCTACTCCAAGACTAAAGCAGATCATCAAACCTTTGCAGGAGCAGGTGAAGGAGCGTGGACTTTTTGCTGCTCATCTACCGCCAAGCCTTGGTGGTCAAGGTTTTGGTCAGGTCAAACTCGGACTGATGAATGAGATTCTGGGGATGTCACCAATTGCCCCGCTCGTCTTTGGCAACAACGCTCCCGACTCGGGAAATGCTGAACTTCTCGCTCTTGGTATCGAGGCAAACGGTGCCGAGTTCCAACGCGAGCGCTATCTTGAACCCCTCTTACGCGGTGAACTCGCGAGCGGGTTTTCGATGACTGAGCCCGATGCAGGTGCCGACCCGACGCGCATTAGCGCGACGGCGTTGAGGGACGGTGATGAGTGGGTCATCAACGGGCATAAGTGGTATACCACGAATGGATCGGTGGCAGATTTTCTCATTGTGATGGTCCGGACGATTCCTGATGTACCTGCTCGCCAGGGCATGTCGATGTTACTCGTCCCGAAGGGGACGCCCGGGGTACGTGTGGTGCGCGATATACCCACGATGGAAGATCCTGTCGTGCGCCCAGGCTCCTACGGCAATCACGCGGAGATTATTTACGAGGATGTTCGTGTGCCCCTTGATCATCTCATTGGACATGAAGGGATGGGATTCGCCCTCGCTCAGAGTCGGCTCGGTCCTGGTCGGATCCACCACTGCATGCGATGGCTTGGGCAGTCACGCCGGGCCTTTGCGATGATGTGTGAGCGAGCTGTCTCCAGGGAGGTTTTTGGCGAGCCACTCGCTGCCAAACAGACGGTGCAAAACTGGATCGCCGATTCGGCTGCTGAGATGTCGGCTGCTCGTTTAATGACCCTGCAGGCGGCGTGGTTAATCGATCTGAAGGGACAGAAGGCAGCCCGCAAGGAGATCTCGATGATCAAGTACTTTGGGGCCCAGGTACTCTACAACGTGATCGATCGCGCGATCCAAGTCCACGGTGGTCTAGGGTTCTCCTCCGACCTTCCGCTGGAACAGATGTACCGTGCCGCACGGGCAGCCCGCATCTATGATGGTCCCGATGAGGTGCACCGCATGACGGTCGCTCGCCAGATACTGCGTGATTACGAGCCTGTCGAAGAACCCACTGAACTCATCGCCACCCGGCGCGCGGCGGCCAAAGAACACTTTGCGGCCCAGCTTGAGCTGTTAAGCATCGACCGTTGAGCGAGTAGGGCGATCGCATTCGGTCCTGTCGTTTGCCTTTGGCAGTTAGCCTATTGAGAGCACAAGATGTGAGATCGATGGAGGAGATGTGTCGAGAGACCCGCGGACGATTGTGAGCGTTCATGCCCACCCCGATGATGAAGCATCCAAGGGTGCTGCTACCATCGCGAAGTACGCCCAGCTGGGTGTTCGTGCGGTGCTGGTCACCGCCACTGGCGGCGAGGAGGGCGAGTACCTGAATCCAGCCTTTAAGGAGCGGGACCCAGGCGAGTTGCCAGAGCTGAGGATGAAGGAGCTGGCACGGTCTGCTGAGATCATCGGCTATGAGCAGGTTGAACTGCTCGGTTTTCGTGACTCAGGCATGCCTGGTAGTGAGGCCAATGGCCATGTGAACTGCTTTGGTGCGGTCTCACTGGAGACGGCGGTGCGGCCTCTGGTCGCAATTCTTCGACGGGAGCGGCCTCAGGTGATGATCAGTTATGGAGAACGACAGGACGGGTATCCGCATCCCGATCACCTGCGTGTCTACGAGGTAGCAAAGGTCGCCCGTGATTGGGCGGGTGATCCAGACTTCGCCCCTGAACTCGGACCGGCACACCGGGTCGCAAAGTGGTATTGGTCGCTTTGGGTGCGTGCTCGTTTCGAGGCGCTGGGCAAGGCTATCGCTGCGAAGGGGATCGAGCTTCCTTTCCGTATGACAGAACGTGCGGGTGATGATGATCTTGTGACCACTCGTATCGACGTGAGAGAGACCATCGGTGTGGGTCCTCGGGCCTTGCTGGCCCATGAGACCCAGGTGGATCCGAATTCGCCATTCTGGTTTGCGCTCTCCCCTGAGGAACTCGCTGATGTCTATCCCTACGAGGAGTACCATCTTGTCGGCGCGCCGGAAGGCTATAGTGAGCAGGACCTCTTTGCTGGATTAGAGGGGGACTGAGATGGCTGCATGGCTCTCAGAGGGATGGATTGCGGATACTCTCGAGCTTGGCGCAGTGATGCCGTATCAGGCAGGGGTATCGGCGACGCTTCAGTACTTCCTGACCGATACCCACGGCACCGAGTACGCCTACTACTGGACGATTCGAGATGGCCAGCTCGCCGCCGCCGGACTCGGTGAACACGTCGCTCCTGATGTGGAACTCTCCGTCTCGCTCGAGGATGCACGTAGCATGCAGACGGGTTTGACGGATGCAACGAGCGCGTTTATGGAGGGCAAGTTACGGGTTGACGGAGATCTCGATCTGCTGATGACGTTACTCCCGATCACCGGTTCGAACGAGTATCAGGAACTCGAGCGCGAACTTGCCCGCCGTACGGATTTCGACCGCATCGGATCCTAGTTGCTCGATCCTTGGCTGGTCCTTACACTTGTCGATGCGACGATCGAAGAGACTAGCGGGATCGACTCGTCACCGTGGGAAAAATCCTCTGGCGAGTGGGTGACTGAGCGGGATGTCGCCATCGAGTCCATGATGAAGGCGCGGCTTGAGCCTCTCATCCCTGGGTGTCGAATCCTTGGGGAGGAGTGGGCAACGCGCGATCGCATGTGGCCCAGTTGGATCGGGCATGGGCCGGTATGGGTGATCGACCCAATCGATGGTACCGCGAACTATGTGACTGGTGTGGGACCAATCGCTACCATGGTGGGCCTTGTGATGGATGGGTCGCCATCTCTGAGCTGCATTCGGCTGCATAATGGCCCAGCACTCATCGCTGACTCGTCGAGCGTGATGGTTGTTGATCAACCGAGTCAATCCGCAGCGCGACGGGCACGAAGTCGAGGAATGGTCTCCTCGCGATTTCTACCCAGCGCTGTCGCCGAACGGTTCGTGGGTGCGTTGAGCGACGACTTCGATATCCTCGAGGGTTCTGGTTGTGCAGGGAGCGACTATCTCGAGCTGGTGAGCGGTACCGTCGACTTTCTCATCTATGAACGGGTTTTACCGTGGGATCACGTCCCGGGAGCTTACGCCGCGACCGTCTGGGGCGCTTCGGCACGCATGGGGGACGGCTCCCTCTATCAGGCGCAGCCGGAAGGGGTTGGCCTGGTCGTCAGCCGGGAAGAGGCCCTCACGCAGCGCTTGTTGGGGCTCCGACGAGCGGCACTCCGGGCGGAGCC encodes the following:
- a CDS encoding circularly permuted type 2 ATP-grasp protein, producing the protein MENTLLDAYAISDTFDEVLTAPGLPRPGCMELYSALQELSETEFEQRCQERDLSFRDRGVTYSFAGLEAPFPLDPIPRIISSQEWAYLESGVIQRVRALEAFLDDVFTQQRIFRDRIIPHRLVLSSPLFIRQAYGLAPANGVRIHISGMDIVRGHDGKLMVLEDNLRTPSGVSYVLENRRSMTRIFPEFFRGNRVRPVANYPTELLRALVAAAPQGATSDPKVVLLTPGIHNAAYFEHTFLARQMGVDLVEGGDLACRDGICYLHTTEGDQRVDVIYRRISDDYLDPLYFEPSSLLGVPGLVTCIRAGNLTVANAIGNGVADDKLTYTYVPDMIRYYLGEEPILANVPTYRLEDPEVRSWVVKRLDQLVLKPVDASGGTGIVIGPDADEATLLAARAAMLANPRGWIAQEVVRLSTCPTRVPEGIEPRHIDLRPFVINQGDRIWVLPGGLTRVALPKGSLIVNSSQGGGSKDTWVLDATADKVDLHPTNGVAAGEHLVHQATAPEPDHPLQSTKQQEQ
- a CDS encoding error-prone DNA polymerase, with amino-acid sequence MPRHRQRPIWRVQDVDSVRSGYTASDPPVSGYAELHAHSYFSFLDGVVSPEDLVAAASHAGLAGIALTDHNGLYGVPRFLAAAHSVGIQPIIGAEVTLGRAETRTGAFDPPGEHLVVLAASIEGYQALSRTLAEGHLRGGSKGVFSLSLDQLAANQPRDGWIVLTGCRKGPLSRAFMEEGPNATRRRLSELEERFGRDALVIEIHDHGDPLDAVRADFFAALATERALPLVGTQNVHALDGHGQRLATVAAAIRSNSRLAQLDGYLPSAGVPRLRTPKEQRQHFGRYPGVVAQTLEVMERCRFPLQLIAPGLPRSLAPAGATDSSWLRNLTFERAPQRYGVAGAERVPGAYRQLGYELDIIEALGFAGYFLVVTDLVDFCRREGIYCQGRGSAANSAVCYALGITNADPVALGLLFERFLSPERDGPPDIDIDIESGRREEVLQYVFRRYGREHAAQVASLITYRARSVLRDSARVYGVPTTQIDRWSRQIERRGSLRASLEARDHRGHPLLEVPTDIAQIALGLEDAPRHLGLHVGGMVICDRPIIEVCPVEWARKAERSVLQWDKDDCARMGLVKFDLLGLGMLGAIHEMVDLVKEAWGVTVDIALLPQEEQVYEMLQHADSIGLFQVESRAQMATLPRLKPTCFYDLVVEVALIRPGPIQGGSVHPYLRRRSGEEAVTYAHPLLERSLAKTLGVPLFQEQLMQMAMDVAGFSPAQADELRQAMSSRRSTERMERLKRRLFAGMEANGVDDRAKEEIYQKLSAFANFGFPESHAASFAYLVYVSAWFKLHYPAALYAGILRSQPMGFWSPQTLLRDATRHGVEIMPPDVNHGSAITTLEAHDGEIRLRVGLNTIRGIGDEKAHAIIGARPYDAWRALLDRVELNESQLVNLAKAGAFDSFGEHRHTVIWQSGEVVRDRGGLSGIVAMGTQPPFPPLDEKERQRMESHALGFVTDGHPLELLRTSLERSGVVRSDRLGELGDGTKVTVAGIITHRQRPGTAKGVVFLNLEDEAGLVNVLLRPGVWVRFREAALASAVLVTGRLQCNGEVRSVIASKVTPLDGTPVYGARNFQ
- a CDS encoding alpha-E domain-containing protein; the encoded protein is MLVRIAASLFWLGRYLERADDTARILEVHLNHELESGSTAPQSSFLSTLGFDKLDGDEADSATLFATLGFSLDHPNSIASSIVAARRNAGGLRELLPSEVYEAINIADRLLVKMPRRSTSLSEFFRYVRLAHERVAITVGLLNESFPRDDGWQFLQLGTFIERVDMTLRLLKFRLVFAPESRDWVTTLKYCSAYEFYIRTYHGQVEPEYVLEFLLVDRLFPRSVQFGLLTAERCLEHIAPDTHRSAPPAPAQRILGQARATISFLTREDLTTRIETLLEDLSLACSLASDAITQQYFGDVRGQSWQREVATALPRSGR
- a CDS encoding transglutaminase family protein, whose protein sequence is MSWILSIEHSSHYRYSLASDGSLNEARMLPQSDRTQFVLERSLVVTPSAHVLGYQDYWGTLAHILEIHQPHRELSIIARSRVQTGTAALPRDPSPPWQHYRDPIFDDTFAEFLDPTALTLVEDSDEVVNALELLLARPNPSEAAQWASDLVHERLTYEAGSTAVSTSASEAWSIRKGVCQDFAHLCIAFLRRLGIPARYVSGYYYPDQEESIGEVIDAESHAWVEAWVGSWLPLDPTNQVFEPERYVVIGRGRDYTDVPPLIGIYRGGGTSMMEVHVRVIRES